In the genome of Acidovorax sp. 69, the window GCAGCAGCGCCAAGGCATGCTGCAAGGTCATGGCAGGCGTTGCTGTCGTTATTGTCATGCCCATGACTGGGCTCCTCGGGCCTGCAGCGCAGCTTGCGCATGGACCATGTCGGAGAACGGCAGGCGCACACCAGCCGTCTCCTGGGTGTCTTCATGGCCCTTGCCGGCAATCAGCACCACATCCAGGGGGCAGCCTCGGCAATGGCCTGTGCGATGGCAGCAGCGCGATCCAGCTCGGCGCGCACGGAGCCACCGGCAATGGTTCCTTGCAGGATCTGGTGCAGGATGGCCGCCGGGCTTTCGCTGCGGGGGTTGTCGCTGGTCACCAGCACCTGATCGGCCTTCTGCTGCGCCACGGCACCCATCAGGGGGCGTTTGCCCGCATCCCGGTCGCCACCGCAGCCAAACACGCACCACAGCCGTCCACCGCGTTCGGTGGCCAAGGGGCGCAAGGCCTGCAGGGCTTTTTCCAGCGCGTCAGGCGTGTGGGCGTAGTCCACAGCCACCAGGGGCTGTCCGGCAGCCACCAGCCGCTGCATGCGGCCCGGCACAGGTTGCAGACTGGCGCAGGCGCGCACGGCATCAGCCAGTGGCACGCCCCGGCTGCGCAGCGTGGCCAACACGCCCAACAGGTTGAGCACGTTGTAATGGCCGATCACGCGGGTTTGCAGCACTTGGCGCGCCCCCCCCTCCACCACCGTGAAACGCAGGCCTTGTTCACCCAGCGCAATATCCTGCGCGGCAAGCCGGGCCGGCCCCTGGGCAGAAACGCTCCACAGATCAAGGGCACTGCCCGCCAGTTCGGCATGCAACTGGGCACCTGCGGGGTCATCCACATTGATCACTGCCGCCTGCAACCCCGGCCAGTCAAACAGGGCGCGTTTGGCCAGCCAGTAGTCGGCCATGCTGCCGTGGTAGTCGAGGTGGTCCTGGGTGAAGTTGGTAAAGATGGCCGCGCGGATCCGAGAACCATCCAGCCGCGCCTCTGCCAGGCCGATGGAGGAGGCCTCGATAGCGCAAGCGCCCAACCCTTGCGCCACAAACTGGCCAAACGCGCGCTGCAGGCGCACGGGGTCGGGCGTGGTCATCCCGGTGGATACCAGCGCGGGCGGGACACCCATACCCAAAGTGCCCACCAGCGCACACTGGGCATGCGCTGACAGCTTCTCATTTGATAGCGAATTCAAAGCACCAGCCAACCACCAGGCGGTACTGGTTTTGCCGTTGGTGCCGGTGATGGCCCACACGTCCAGCCGTGTGGTGGGCTGCCCAAACCACTGCGCAGCGATCGGCCCCGTGGCGGCCTTGAGGCCATGCAGTGCAGCCATGTGGTCGCCGGAAAAATCAAAGGCCTCGGCCCCGGCCTGCTCCACCAGACAGGCCGTAGCGCCGCGCACCAGCGCGTCGGCCACATGCGCACGGCCATCGGTGGCAGCACCGGGCCAGGCAATAAAACCGTCGCCCGGGGTAATCTGGCGGCTGTCGGTGTGCAAGGTGCCAGTGACACGCGCGCGCAGCCATTGCACGGCGTCACCAGCGGAGTGCAGGGTGTGAAGGAGCGCGGGCATCACAGCGACTCCTCCACCGCGTTGGCCACGATTTGTGGTTTGACGGCCATGTCGGGCTGCACACCCATCATGCGCAGCGTCTGCTGCACGACTTCGCTGAACACGGGGGCTGCCACGGCACCGCCATAGAACACGCCATTGCTGGGCTCGTCGATCATCACCGCCACAATGATGCGGGGCTTGTCGATAGGCGCCATGCCGGTAAACCAGGCGCGGTACTTACCTGACGCATAGTTCTTGCCCACCTGCTTGCGCGCAGTGCCCGACTTGCCACCCACCGAGTAGCCGACGGTCTGGGCCTTCTGGCCCGTTCCACCCGGGCCCGCAGCCATCTGCAGCATCTTGCGCACCTGGTCGGCTGTCCGCTCGGAGAACACAGGCACACCCACGGCCGTTGCATCGGTCTTGAGCATCGTGGCAGGAATCACCCGGCCGCCGTTGGCAAACACGGTGTACGAACGCGCCATCTGAAACAGACTGGCCGACAGGCCATAGCCATAGGACATGGTGGCCTGCTCGACGGGGCGCCAGCTCTTGTAGGGGCGCAGTCGGCCCGTCACCACCCCCGGAAAGTGCAGCTGGGGCTTCTGACCAAAACCAGCAGCCGAGAAGGTTTCCCACATCTCGCGCGCAGGCATCTGCATGGCCAGCTTGGTGGTGCCTACGTTGCTGGATTTCTGGATCACCCCTTCGACCGTGAGCACGCCGTAGTTATGCGTGTCGGAAATGGTGGAGCCCGTGATCGTGATGCGTCCGGGGTTCGTATCCACAATGGTCTCGGGACGCACGCGGCCGGTTTCCAGCGCCAGGCCGATGGTGAACGGCTTCATGGTCGAGCCAGGCTCGAAGACGTCGGTGAGCGCGCGGTTGCGCAGCTGCTCGCCGTTCAGGTTCTGGCGCCTGTCGGGTACGTAACTGGGGTAGTTGGCCAGCGCCAGCAACTCGCCGGTGTGCGCATCGAGCACCACTACGCTGCCCGCCTTGGCCTTGTGCACAGCCACCTGGTCGCGCAGCTTTTGGTAGGCGAAGAACTGCACCTTGCTGTCGATGGACAACTGCATGTCCTTGCCGTCCACCGGAGGCACGGTCTCGCCCACGCTCTCCACCACGCGGCCCAGACGGTCCTTGATCACGCGGCGTGAGCCCGCCTTGCCGGCGAGGTCCTTGTCGAAGGCCAGCTCCATGCCTTCCTGGCCATGATCTTCGACGTTGGTAAAACCCACCACATGCGCAGCAGCCTCGCCTTCGGGGTACTGGCGCTTGTATTCCTTGCGCTGGTAGATGCCCTTGATGTCAAGCGCCGTGATCTGCTGGCCCAGGTCCCAATCGAGCTGGCGTTTGATCCAGACAAACGTTTTGTCTTCATCGGCCAGCTTTTTCAGCAACTCGGCCTGGGGCATATCCAGCAGCTTGGCCAACTGCTTGAGTTTGGCGCGCACCTCGGGCTTGTCTTGGTCCACATCCTCGGGGATAGCCCAGATGCTGGCCGCCGGCACGCTGGAGGCCAGGATCAGGCCATTGCGATCCAGGATCTTGCCGCGGTTCGCAGGCAGCTCCAGCGTGCGTGCGAACCGCACTTCACCCTGGCGCTGAAAGAAGGCATTGCCGAACACTTGCACATAGGCAGCGCGGGCACCCAGGCCCAAAAAGCCCAGCGCGATCATGGCCACGATGAACTTGCTGCGCCAGACCGGCGTCTTGCTGGCCAGCAAAGGGCTTGCGGTGTAGACCACGCTGCGGCTCATGGCTGTGCGCCCCCGGACTGCGATGCGGCGCGGGCTGCCGCCACCACGCCTTGGGGGTCGGACACGTACTGCGTGATGGCAGGCGTCGCCGTGCGCATGTTCAACTGACCCCGCGCAATTTTCTCCACCCGCAACGGGGTGGCCTGCGCCCGCTTTTCCACCTGTAGGCGTTGGTGTTCGGTCTCCAGGCGGCGCGCCTCGACGGTTGCGCGGTCCAGCTCAGTGAACAGGCGCCGCGACTCGTACTGGGTGTGCACCAGATAGATCGCGCTGGCCAGAACGGCCACCAACAAGACGAGGTTGAGCCGGGTCACGCTGTCAGACCCCGGTGCGCTCGGCCACGCGCATGATGGCGCTGCGCGAGCGCGGATTGGCCGCCACTTCGGCGGCGCTCGGCTTGATACGGTTCAGGGCCACCAGTTTCATGGCCTGCGGCACGGCAAAGGGCGCGCGGCGGTCGTACACCTCCTTGGAGTGCTTGGCAATGAACTGCTTGACGATGCGGTCTTCGAGCGAATGAAAACTGATGACCACCAGGCGCCCGCCTGGCTGCAGCACAGAGAGGCTTGCCTCTAGCGCCTGTTGCAGTTCTTCAAGCTCGGCGTTGATGAAAATCCGAAGAG includes:
- a CDS encoding penicillin-binding protein 2, which codes for MSRSVVYTASPLLASKTPVWRSKFIVAMIALGFLGLGARAAYVQVFGNAFFQRQGEVRFARTLELPANRGKILDRNGLILASSVPAASIWAIPEDVDQDKPEVRAKLKQLAKLLDMPQAELLKKLADEDKTFVWIKRQLDWDLGQQITALDIKGIYQRKEYKRQYPEGEAAAHVVGFTNVEDHGQEGMELAFDKDLAGKAGSRRVIKDRLGRVVESVGETVPPVDGKDMQLSIDSKVQFFAYQKLRDQVAVHKAKAGSVVVLDAHTGELLALANYPSYVPDRRQNLNGEQLRNRALTDVFEPGSTMKPFTIGLALETGRVRPETIVDTNPGRITITGSTISDTHNYGVLTVEGVIQKSSNVGTTKLAMQMPAREMWETFSAAGFGQKPQLHFPGVVTGRLRPYKSWRPVEQATMSYGYGLSASLFQMARSYTVFANGGRVIPATMLKTDATAVGVPVFSERTADQVRKMLQMAAGPGGTGQKAQTVGYSVGGKSGTARKQVGKNYASGKYRAWFTGMAPIDKPRIIVAVMIDEPSNGVFYGGAVAAPVFSEVVQQTLRMMGVQPDMAVKPQIVANAVEESL
- the ftsL gene encoding cell division protein FtsL, which encodes MTRLNLVLLVAVLASAIYLVHTQYESRRLFTELDRATVEARRLETEHQRLQVEKRAQATPLRVEKIARGQLNMRTATPAITQYVSDPQGVVAAARAASQSGGAQP